A single Lactuca sativa cultivar Salinas chromosome 8, Lsat_Salinas_v11, whole genome shotgun sequence DNA region contains:
- the LOC128128037 gene encoding elongator complex protein 4-like, translated as MATGKVRTSSFSKNFSAAPTSSVPGLKYGPNGTIFLSSGIPDLDKILGGGFHLGSLVMIMEDTEAPHHMLLLSTFMSQGLVHNQPVLYASPVKNPRAFLGTLPTTLVPKDDKSRNTDAEQKDLRIAWQYKKYLGENKQHNEERDGKIEYCNEFDLRKPI; from the exons ATGGCTACTGGCAAAGTCCGGACAAGTAGTTTCTCAAAGAACTTTTCAGCTGCACCTACCTCTTCTGTCCCTGGTCTCAAGTATGGACCAAATGGAACAATCTTTCTTTCATCAGGCATACCGGATCTTGATA AGATTTTAGGTGGGGGATTCCATTTAGGAAGTCTGGTAATGATCATGGAAGACACTGAAGCACCTCATCATATGCTTTTGTTAAGCACTTTCATGTCTCAGGGACTAGTACACAACCAACCTGTTCTTTATGCAAGCCCAGTCAAAAACCCTAGAGCCTTTCTTGGAACCTTGCCAACTACTTTAGTCCCCAAAGATGACAAATCTCGTAACACTGATGCAGAACAG AAGGATTTGCGGATTGCTTGGCAATATAAGAAGTACCTTGGGGAAAATAAGCAACATAACGAGGAGCGAG ATGGGAAAATAGAGTATTGCAATGAATTTGACCTAAGGAAGCCTATATAG